In the genome of Bradysia coprophila strain Holo2 unplaced genomic scaffold, BU_Bcop_v1 contig_232, whole genome shotgun sequence, one region contains:
- the LOC119076136 gene encoding uncharacterized protein LOC119076136 — MISIFSIVWILSIVNCIRADQCQQTSPCRCNYENGFGYDLQALEKVEFEAFVPNITGISYILSLCSDSTIRPDFKPINVSTCDPGYGICLYNAEADNLTLLANNKDAALKVDTDGTVYLAYTHQAVVTTVSLICTDVERNYFFVDGNSSGQANLALFSKHACKQELFTVSTLSTGAVLNITFLVIVFAYLVVGVLVDYFLMGARGIEVIPHLAFWKDFPFLVRDGIKFVQSGCKIQPSDLSENRDIYTSI, encoded by the exons ATGATTTCGATTTTCTCAATCGTCTGGATCTTATCAATTGTCAACTGTATTCGAGCTGATCAATGTCAGCAGACAAGTCCGTGTCGATGTAATTACGAAAATGGATTCGGCTACGATTTACAAGCACTTGAAAAGGTAGAGTTTGAGGCGTTTGTGCCCAACATCActggcatttcatacatattgAGCCTATGCAGCGACAGTACCATTCGACCGGATTTCAAACCAATTAACGTCAGCACTTGCGATCCGGGCTACGGG ATCTGCCTATACAATGCAGAAGCGGATAACCTTACACTATTGGCAAATAACAAAGACGCTGCCTTGAAAGTAGATACTGATGGTACGGTGTATCTTGCTTACACTCATCA AGCTGTGGTCACGACAGTTTCGCTGATTTGCACAGATGTCGAGcggaattattttttcgtgGATGGCAACTCGTCTGGGCAAGCT AATCTGGCACTGTTCTCCAAGCATGCATGCAAACAGGAATTGTTCACTGTGTCAACGTTAAGCACTGGAGCTGTGCTCAATATAACATTTCTTGTCATCGTCTTTGCGTACCTAGTCGTTGGAGTGTTGGTAGACTATTTTCTAATGGGAGCCCGAGGCATCGAGGTCATTCCACACTTAGCGTTTTGGAAAGATTTCCCATTTTTAGTTAGG GACGGAATCAAATTTGTGCAGAGTGGCTGCAAAATCCAACCGAGTGATCTGTCGGAGAACCGCGATATTTACACGTCGATATaa